In a genomic window of Gadus macrocephalus chromosome 9, ASM3116895v1:
- the ada2a gene encoding adenosine deaminase 2-A, translated as MELQRHSVAILCVLSCFLTLGMSYPDPRQREEFIKMEASMRLGGNVSLSLEEQQLDAHLSKLMLEEMAREDFLPALHFFKARPLIRSSPIYGLLQKMPKGAALHVHDFAMVDVAWLVRNVTYRPHCYICYTDDRSVRFYFSSGLPEPLSNCSTWTLLEQLRAKTVNVTDLDDSLMSYMTLWTLEDPELAYPSLTVVWKRFEQAFKATWGLVTYAPVFKDYFHEGLLQFYRDNILYVEVRALLPETYELDGSTHDTEWTMKTYQDTARQFVEENPDFFGARVIFTVNREIYPALLTKEVQKAMKLQVDFPETMAGFDLVGQEDTGRPLWEYKEALSLPAAQGSNLSYFFHAGETDLQGTKSDQNMLDALLFNTSRIGHGFALLRHPVAKMLSKMNAVPLEVCPISNQVLKLVKDLRNHPAAALMSEGHPLVISSDDPSMFGASGLSDDFYEAFVGFGGLSNHLGTLKELAMNSIRYSSLPPNLQEKAMALWQRKWNKFVTENL; from the exons ATGGAGCTCCAGCGCCACTCTGTGGCCATTTTGTGCGTACTGTCCTGCTTCCTGACCCTGGGTATGAGCTACCCAGACCCCAGGCAGAGGGAAGAGTTCATAAAGATGGAAGCCTCCATGCGCTTAGGGGGAAATGTTAGCCTTTcgctggaggagcagcagctggaTGCTCATCTAAGCAAACTGATGCTCGAGGAGATGGCAAGAGAAGATTTCCTTCCTGCCTTACATTTCTTCAAGGCCAGGCCTCTGATCAGGAGCAGCCCCATCTACGGCCTGCTGCAGAAGATGCCCAAAG GGGCTGCGCTCCATGTCCATGACTTTGCAATGGTTGATGTGGCGTGGCTGGTGAGGAACGTGACGTATCGACCCCACTGCTACATCTGCTACACTGACGACCGGTCGGTCCGTTTCTACTTCTCCTCTGGGCTGCCCGAACCGTTGTCAAACTGCTCTACCTGGACCCTGCTGGAGCAGCTGAGGGCCAAGACGGTCAACGTTACGGACCTGGATGACAG CCTCATGTCCTACATGACCCTCTGGACCCTGGAAGACCCGGAGTTGGCCTATCCTAGCCTGACCGTGGTCTGGAAGAGGTTCGAACAGGCCTTTAAGGCCACCTGGGGCCTGGTGACCTACGCGCCTGTCTTTAAAGACTACTTCCATGAAGGCCTTTTGCAGTTCTACAGAGACAACATTCTGTATGTGGAAGTGCGTGCTTTACTTCCTGAG ACGTACGAGCTGGACGGAAGTACCCACGACACAGAGTGGACTATGAAGACCTACCAAGATACCGCGCGGCAGTTCGTGGAAGAGAACCCAGACTTCTTCGGAGCCAGAGTCATCTTCACTGTAAACAG GGAGATATATCCAGCACTGCTCACCAAGGAGGTACAGAAGGCCATGAAGTTACAAGTGGACTTTCCTGAGACGATGGCTGGATTTGATCTT gtggGTCAGGAGGACACTGGCCGGCCACTCTGGGAATACAAAGAGGCCCTCTCTCTACCAGCTGCTCAAGGCTCCAATCTCTCTTATTTCTTCCATGCCGGAGAGACTG ATCTGCAAGGCACAAAGTCGGACCAGAACATGTTGGATGCTTTGCTCTTCAACACCTCCCGCATCGGCCACGGCTTTGCTCTTTTGCGCCACCCGGTGGCCAAGATGCTATCCAAGATGAATGCGGTGCCTCTGGAGGTTTGCCCCATCTCAAACCAG GTCTTGAAGCTGGTCAAAGATCTGCGTAACCACCCAGCTGCGGCACTGATGTCAGAGGGGCACCCGCTGGTGATCAGCTCTGATGACCCCTCCATGTTTGGTGCCAGCGGTCTCTCTGATGATTTCTATGAGGCGTTTGTGGGATTTGGAGGACTGAGCAACCATTTGGGCACTTTAAAAGAGCTTGCCATGAACTCCATTAG GTACAGCTCCTTGCCACCAAATCTGCAAGAAAAAGCCATGGCCTTGTGGCAAAGAAAATGGAACAAATTTGTGACTGAAAATCTATaa